Sequence from the Erythrolamprus reginae isolate rEryReg1 chromosome 2, rEryReg1.hap1, whole genome shotgun sequence genome:
aagtataaataaataaataaagtaagtgtgggcgtgcgctatcacacatgagcgagtttttgcatccataattctatcctttctatatctccttccctctttcctcttcctccctctttcctccctgcctctttcctttctatctctccctccctttcctccctccctctttcctttctatctctccctcccactttctatctctccctccctctttcctttctatctctccctccctttcctccctccctcttttctttctatctctccctccctctttcctttctatctttctctccccctgcctttctccttttccctcttcctatctaactacccccctctcccacctttctatctctccctccccctttctctctcccttcatctttctttccctctctctctccatccctcttcctttctctcttccttccttcctctcttttttgttctttctctctccctccttccctccctctatgtctttccccctccctccttcccccctctctttctctctctctcttgctttctttccctctctttctctcttgctttctttctctctcattctctctcccctcctttttctctctctttctcgttcaccacaccggcaacagagagaaaaagaaagagagccagagagagagtggagggcgccgttgtcttcgcctccgcccgccggctctgcagctaagaggcagcagcagccccctcgccctcccaagcgtccccagcgcccggccacgcgccgcctcccgttagcccggccgacttttccctgctgccagagctgttttctcttcatggcgcaaagccacacagtcccggactccaggatcgctcgcttctccgaccagcaagccggctgcccggaaaagcatcgcacttTTTCAATACGCGGGGCTTTCCtaggcagatggctttgctgaccggagaagccagcgatccgggagtccgggactgtgtggctccgcgccatgaagagaaaacagcttcggcagcagggaaaagtcagccgttttctcttcatggcgcaaagccacacagtcccggactcccggattgctcgacccaaggcaggaggcggcggaggaggagaggggcggatcgcgccccaaggcaggaggcggcggaggaggagaaggggcggatcggggcaatggggcagggcggagaagccaggggcgtgtttggtcataggcaccgtggggaggcaggggcggccgcggctccctttactcctactgccgcacctccccccccccccgcgggctggcacggggatggggagcgcgcgcccatggaaaagggcgcacacggtatttgggggtgcgcgcctgctcacgggtgcagcttacggggaacggtggttgTCAGTTTTGCCTTTTGGAGAATTTGAGCCATATATGTGTATACTTAGTCAGACAGAACTCTAAGGAGAGCAACGGGGCTGTTTTCAGGAGCTAAACCCTCTTCAGCCCTTGGGAAGCAGAGGAACTGGGGAAGGGTCCCTCTCTGGGGAAAAAAGAGGTTGGGAGAATTGGATCCACTATCATTTTGGGGATGGGGAACCAGAGCCCACGTTTGGGTTGGTGAAAATCCAAAAATCTTCAATGGAAGGTATGATCTGGGTACCACGAGGTAATTGTGGGGGTTGGGGAAGTGGGGAATCCTGAGGGGGAAAAACTGCTGAGTGGCCTCTCTTGAAGACTTTCAATGGAGATTGAGGGGTCTCCTTGTCATCTCCCTTCCTGTTTTTGGCTCTGCATTGAGACTCCAGCTGGGGGATTTGCGGCTCAGAATATCTcggattatctccaggaccaccttctgctgcacgaatcccagcgaccagttaggtcccacagagtgggtcttctccgggtctggtcaagtaaacaatgccgcttggcgggacccaggggaacagccttctctgtggcggccccagccctctggaaccatctccccccagagattagaattgcccccaccttccttgtcttccgtaagctacttaaaacccacctctgccgccaggcatgggggaattgagatacactttccccctaggcctttacaattttatgcatggtatgtctgtatgtctgtttggtttttattataatgggtttttaattgtttttagtattggattattattatatgctgtcttattattgctgttagccgccccgagtctccggagaggggcggcatacaaatccaatcaatcaatctgaagTAAGGATGGGGCTGCTTGTTCTCCTTGTGCCCAGAAGGAGtctctgggggagggggaagatgGCTGGATCTGGGGACCTGCAAAGTCCAAGTTAAAGGCAGGATGAAGGATCAGAAGTCCCATCCAGAAAGACCTGAATAGCCTCAGggaaaaatgtatttcttttcccccccccaacCATTTTAAATCCCTTTTCTCACTCTGTTCCTCTTGTTTCAGGGTCCCATTACGGGAGAGGGGCTCTGTCTCTCGTGGGGACTCCACAAACCatgttcctctccctctttccaggCCTTCACACACTGCAGGGGAAGTATGGCTGTGAACGCAGTGCAGAAGGGAGAATAAGTGGGCGTAGTCTATATGGCTATGATGGGACGGACTTCATCACCTTCGACACGGAGAACCTCACCTGGGAGGCTCTCAACGCCCAAGCCCGGATCACCCAGGAGAAATGGGATGTGGATACAGGATATAAACAGAGAAAGAAATTCTACCTGGAGGAAATCTGCATCAAGTGGCTGGATAAATACCTGTCTTACCAGAAAGAGGCACTACAGAGGGCAGGTGAGCATCTGGGTCCAGGCAGGGTGAACTTTTCTCCTTAATGGCCAGATTTCTTGCACATACAGTGGCActtcggtactcgaacgcttcctttctcgtacatttcggataacgaacaaaattttcggcaaaaatttgcttcggtatctgaacaaaaattcagataccgaacagccagagaaaattttgttcattatccgaaatgtaatcccggcagcttcaggggggctgaggagctctctaagagctccaagctgcaggaagggtgggggctgctgaaatcttggcagcttcagggggctcctttcctcattgcttccttttattacctgtaagcagcttcaaaaactttctccttccctgtggctccagcacgcggcgatttcccttccagtagcaagagcgccgggaacgtcacgtggtgaagggaagccgacggagccatctcagcaattgctgccgctccagcagcttcccttgaTTATGTGACTTCCCGgcactcttgctactggaagggaaatcgccgcatgttggagccacagggaaggagaaagtttttgaagctgcttacaggtaataaaaggaagcaatgaggaaaggagcccccagaagctgccatgatttcagcagcccccacccttcctgcagcttggagttcttagagagctcctcagcccccctgaagctgccgggatggcagcttctgggggctcctttcctcattacttccagcagcccccacctttcctgcagcttggagtagcgaatttatttatcccattggaaataaagaaaatagatttaattggttcccagcgagttaacgggctgggaaccaattaaatccatttccattatttcctatgggataaataaattcggtactcgaccaaatcggttctcgaccacacttctgaaacgaattgtggtcgagtaccgaggtaccactgtatttggactcCTTGGGTCCCTGGTCTGTAGCCCGGTTGCCCTGAAgggactcctcctcctccccttccagcaCCTCTCTAGGATGCAGGACGTTCTGCTTGGTTCTTATTGCCAGGCCGCCATTAACATGAAATACACTGTCTACCCTTGCAAGCTGTAGTAGTTGTAGTTGTGGCTGGCCAGGATCAAGTGTCTGTATGGATCAGCAGCAAATCCTTGGGTTGAAGCTAAGTCGTGGGAGACTTTTCTGCCTTTTCAATTTTTGGATCCATCTTCCAGGCTCTGGAGGTGCTCAGAGTTAATTCTGGGGGTGCCGTTTCTGCAGAGCCTCAAGTGGTGACGATGATCAATAGGACGGAGGTGGAGGATGGGATGGAGAGACACGTCTGCCGGGTCCACGGCTTCTACCCCAGGGAGATCAATGCCTCCTGGACGAGGGACGGGGAGGTCTGGCTGCAGGACACCTTCCATGGGTTTCTGGCCCCCAACGCAGATGGGACCTACCACTACTGGATCAGCATCCGGGTCGACCCCAAAGAGAGGGGCCGCTATCGGTGCCGTGTGGATCACAACAGCCTGCTGCATCCTCTGGACTTGGAGCTGAAGGGTGAGAGGCTGCAGGGAGGGAAAGGCCGGGCTCTTTGGCAGCCtggaggggggtgggagagaaatctGGCCCCAGATATGTCCAGGTGTGAATATAACTGAGCTTTTAAGCCACTGCTTTCTCCTGTGTTTGAAGTCCCTACCTCCTGCAGAGACCAGACCATAGAACTGGTTTTGTGGGATGTAAAGGAAGCAACAGAATCCCATCACAATATTCGGCCGATCCTCTCTCAGCCTCTTGAAGacctttaagtttgtatctgttgtgtgcacaTGGCTCACTGCATAATACTGCATATACCACATTGCTTGATTTATGTCTGGGTGTCTTAGCCTGTTGAGACAGGCAAGCTTCTGCCTTgaatatcaatccttccattccctgccaaccagtcagagctgaagaagcttcttggatgagaagtggaaacatcttcaaaagaaaaaagcagaaagtttacttgccttttgaaaaaaaaaaagtacttgtGGATCCACGATCTCAGAGTTTTGTAGCCTGATGCTTCAAATCTTTCAAATTGACTCTTGATTCCCCTTCTGTATATCTTCAAATACTTGAAGGTCCCTGAAGGGTCTGAAAGAAGATATTTCAGGGCAAGGGGAAGTCTTGGTTAGGAGAGGAAGGTATTAAATTCTTGCTTCGGACTCATGACTTGGGATGATTGTTCGGAATTCTCCTTCAATGATCTGTTCTTTCTCCCAATTCAGAACCCACCAATTCAGAACCCAACCTGGGGCTCATCATTGGCTTCATTGTGGCTGATCTGATCCTGTTGTTTGTGATTGTTGGGATCAGATTGTTCCTCAGTAAGtatccttttgggggggggataatgGAAGGAAGATGGAGAGATTCCCCCCATTAACATTGTCTGTATTGTTCTTCTGGTCCTGGTGTTTGTGATGGCTAGGATCCTGATAttgttcggcagagtctcttgaccggattgcgctgttgcgacctctccgcggcactagaccccgtagagctccatggttcaacaaggagctccgggagttgaaacaccagaagagacgtctggagaagcgatggaggaagagtaagtccgaatccgatcgaacacttgtaagagctcacattaagacttacaaagtggcgctcaaggcggcaagatgcgcgtatcatgccaccttgattgcatcagcggaatcccgcccagccgctctgtttagcgtgacctgctcccttcttaaccaggagggagttggggagcccttgcagagtaatgccaaggattttaacacatttttcgctgataaaatcgctcggatccgagtggacctcgactccaattggataacagagtcaactgacaaggagtcagtcaaggtgactggggcccgtacttgtccatctgtctgggaagagtttgatctggtgacacctgatgaagtggacaaagccattggagctgtgagttccgccacctgtttgctggatccatgtccctcctggttggtctcggcc
This genomic interval carries:
- the LOC139159656 gene encoding class I histocompatibility antigen, F10 alpha chain-like isoform X3; translation: MLPRVSWMEKVVKEDPQYKETETQVLHVTEEVLGESLKILRLYNRSEGLHTLQGKYGCERSAEGRISGRSLYGYDGTDFITFDTENLTWEALNAQARITQEKWDVDTGYKQRKKFYLEEICIKWLDKYLSYQKEALQRAEPQVVTMINRTEVEDGMERHVCRVHGFYPREINASWTRDGEVWLQDTFHGFLAPNADGTYHYWISIRVDPKERGRYRCRVDHNSLLHPLDLELKEPTNSEPNLGLIIGFIVADLILLFVIVGIRLFLKRRQSAYKAALKRLHDNYKKVPIIGGRSESSVIDGRSESSGQPS
- the LOC139159656 gene encoding class I histocompatibility antigen, F10 alpha chain-like isoform X1, encoding MLPRVSWMEKVVKEDPQYKETETQVLHVTEEVLGESLKILRLYNRSEGLHTLQGKYGCERSAEGRISGRSLYGYDGTDFITFDTENLTWEALNAQARITQEKWDVDTGYKQRKKFYLEEICIKWLDKYLSYQKEALQRAEPQVVTMINRTEVEDGMERHVCRVHGFYPREINASWTRDGEVWLQDTFHGFLAPNADGTYHYWISIRVDPKERGRYRCRVDHNSLLHPLDLELKEPTNSEPNLGLIIGFIVADLILLFVIVGIRLFLKRRQSAYKAALKRLHDNYKKVPIIGGRSESSVIDGRSESSAQVDTHSTEE
- the LOC139159656 gene encoding class I histocompatibility antigen, F10 alpha chain-like isoform X2, whose amino-acid sequence is MLPRVSWMEKVVKEDPQYKETETQVLHVTEEVLGESLKILRLYNRSEGLHTLQGKYGCERSAEGRISGRSLYGYDGTDFITFDTENLTWEALNAQARITQEKWDVDTGYKQRKKFYLEEICIKWLDKYLSYQKEALQRAEPQVVTMINRTEVEDGMERHVCRVHGFYPREINASWTRDGEVWLQDTFHGFLAPNADGTYHYWISIRVDPKERGRYRCRVDHNSLLHPLDLELKEPTNSEPNLGLIIGFIVADLILLFVIVGIRLFLKRRQSAYKAALKRLHDNYKKVPIIGGRSESSVIDGRSESSASLWSCDI